From one Microthrixaceae bacterium genomic stretch:
- the hisD gene encoding histidinol dehydrogenase, whose amino-acid sequence MLNRLDLRGAGTDLRGRLPRPAQATEGPVGAVKEILAQVQSGGDAAVADLTERFDGVRPALVVPPDSIKAALDAIEPDLRRALEEAAAGIADFHRTQVVPDHTYERNGIVVQGRKVPVDRAGCYVPGGRAIYPSTVLMTAIPAKVAGVPEVVLCVPPDRTGHVPQVTLAAAAIAGVDEVYAVGGAQAIGAMAYGTETVRPVDVIVGPGNVYVAIAKREVAGLVGVPSSFPGPSEVVVIADGTAPAELAAVDVILQAEHGPGGLAWLISWDEAALDAISAEIEAQVAVAPRREDITSTFAEGGYAVLCDSPEQAVAVSNTIAPEHLELITADPEALVPLVRHAGAVFCGPWSPASVGDYLAGPSHVLPTDGTARFGSALTVSDFVKDVHVITLDREALDRAAPTVAAIARAEGLAAHADSVTRRVAFPREA is encoded by the coding sequence GTGCTGAACCGACTCGACCTCCGTGGTGCCGGGACCGACCTGCGAGGTCGCCTGCCGCGCCCGGCCCAGGCCACCGAAGGGCCGGTCGGCGCGGTCAAGGAGATCCTGGCTCAGGTCCAATCCGGCGGTGACGCCGCCGTGGCCGATCTGACCGAACGTTTCGATGGCGTGCGACCTGCGCTTGTCGTGCCGCCCGATTCGATCAAGGCGGCGCTCGACGCCATCGAACCCGACCTGCGCCGAGCCCTCGAGGAGGCCGCGGCCGGTATCGCCGACTTCCACCGCACCCAGGTGGTTCCCGACCACACCTACGAACGGAACGGGATCGTGGTGCAAGGCCGCAAGGTTCCCGTGGACCGCGCCGGTTGCTACGTGCCTGGCGGGCGAGCCATCTATCCCAGCACCGTGCTGATGACCGCCATCCCGGCCAAGGTGGCCGGAGTGCCCGAGGTTGTGCTGTGCGTCCCCCCGGACCGCACCGGCCACGTCCCCCAGGTGACCCTGGCCGCCGCCGCCATCGCCGGAGTGGACGAGGTGTACGCGGTGGGAGGGGCTCAAGCCATCGGGGCCATGGCGTATGGAACCGAGACAGTACGCCCGGTCGACGTGATCGTCGGTCCCGGCAACGTGTACGTGGCCATCGCCAAACGGGAAGTGGCCGGGCTGGTCGGCGTGCCGTCGTCCTTCCCGGGCCCGTCCGAGGTGGTCGTCATCGCCGATGGCACTGCTCCCGCAGAGTTGGCTGCGGTAGATGTGATCCTCCAAGCCGAACACGGCCCCGGTGGTCTGGCCTGGCTGATCAGCTGGGACGAAGCCGCGCTCGATGCCATCTCTGCCGAGATAGAGGCCCAGGTAGCGGTGGCACCTCGCCGGGAAGACATCACCTCGACCTTCGCCGAAGGTGGATACGCGGTGCTGTGCGACTCGCCAGAACAAGCGGTGGCCGTGTCCAACACCATCGCCCCCGAACACTTGGAGCTCATCACCGCTGATCCGGAGGCGTTGGTGCCGCTGGTCCGCCACGCTGGAGCCGTGTTCTGCGGGCCGTGGTCTCCGGCATCGGTTGGTGACTACCTAGCCGGTCCCAGCCACGTCCTACCCACCGACGGAACCGCACGCTTCGGGTCGGCCCTGACCGTGTCGGACTTCGTGAAGGACGTGCACGTGATCACACTCGACCGCGAGGCACTGGATCGCGCTGCACCGACGGTGGCCGCCATTGCCCGAGCCGAGGGGCTGGCTGCCCACGCCGACAGCGTCACGCGTCGGGTCGCGTTCCCCCGAGAGGCCTGA
- the hisC gene encoding histidinol-phosphate transaminase translates to MAPIRPRDSVALMEGYHSPQLDVDVRLNTNESPVAPPAAFVDALAAEVGRVQWHRYPDRAATELRTRIGELHGVGPEQVFVANGSNEVLQTLSLTYGGPGRTVAVFEPTYALHSHIAHMTGTTVAEGERAADFSLDMAEVRRVVSAAEPAITYLCSPNNPTGMVETRDTVTEVLGLVQGLLVVDEAYGQFAPWSALELVDEATPLVVTQTFSKTWSMAGARLGYLVGPSWVVSELEKVVLPYHLDALKQAAGIIAVRFRSEMEERVAQLTEERGRLEAALRELPCDVWPSGANFVLFRPRTLDGADVWAQLVERSILVRNCSSWPRLEGCLRVTIGTTDEDDRFLDALGEILT, encoded by the coding sequence ATGGCACCGATCCGCCCCCGAGACAGCGTCGCCCTCATGGAGGGCTACCACTCGCCGCAACTCGACGTCGACGTCCGCCTCAACACCAACGAGTCACCGGTCGCTCCGCCCGCGGCTTTCGTCGACGCCCTGGCTGCCGAGGTTGGCCGGGTCCAATGGCACCGCTACCCCGACCGGGCCGCCACCGAACTGCGGACCCGCATCGGTGAACTCCATGGGGTCGGTCCCGAGCAGGTGTTCGTGGCCAACGGCTCCAACGAGGTGCTCCAGACCCTGTCGCTGACCTATGGGGGTCCGGGCCGGACCGTGGCCGTGTTCGAACCCACCTACGCGTTGCACTCCCACATCGCTCACATGACCGGCACCACCGTCGCCGAAGGGGAGCGGGCTGCAGACTTCTCGCTTGACATGGCCGAGGTTCGGCGGGTCGTGAGTGCAGCCGAGCCCGCCATCACCTACCTCTGCTCGCCCAACAACCCGACCGGGATGGTCGAGACCCGAGACACCGTCACCGAGGTCCTCGGCCTGGTACAGGGTCTGTTGGTGGTCGACGAGGCTTACGGTCAGTTCGCCCCTTGGTCGGCGTTGGAACTGGTCGACGAGGCCACCCCGCTGGTGGTCACCCAGACCTTCTCCAAGACATGGTCCATGGCGGGAGCCCGTCTCGGCTATCTGGTCGGTCCGAGCTGGGTGGTCTCCGAGCTGGAGAAGGTGGTCCTGCCCTACCACCTCGACGCGTTGAAGCAGGCGGCCGGCATCATCGCGGTTCGTTTCCGCTCCGAGATGGAGGAGCGGGTGGCTCAGCTGACCGAGGAACGGGGCCGACTGGAGGCGGCACTTCGCGAGCTGCCGTGCGACGTGTGGCCGTCGGGCGCCAACTTCGTGTTGTTCCGACCGCGGACCCTGGACGGAGCAGACGTCTGGGCTCAACTGGTGGAACGTTCGATCCTGGTCCGCAACTGTTCGTCGTGGCCCCGCCTGGAGGGCTGCCTGCGAGTCACCATCGGCACCACCGACGAGGATGACCGCTTCCTCGATGCCCTAGGGGAGATCCTCACATGA
- the hisB gene encoding imidazoleglycerol-phosphate dehydratase HisB → MTESKSPGRAASRQRTTRETSISISLDIDGPTGSVSASTGLPFFDHMLDQIGRHGGFDLAIDATGDIEVDGHHTVEDVGILLGETFREALGDKAGVRRFASGLFPLDEALIEVAVDLSGRPWVSYDVPFGEVLPLGDPPFNPEMAEHFWQSFATSAGITLHVTRKAGTNTHHVVEATFKGVARCLRDAVRVEGTAIPSTKGTLSGAGGD, encoded by the coding sequence ATGACCGAATCGAAAAGCCCGGGTCGGGCCGCTTCCCGGCAGCGCACCACCCGGGAGACGTCGATCAGTATCAGCCTGGACATCGACGGTCCGACCGGGTCGGTCTCCGCCTCGACCGGCCTTCCGTTCTTCGATCACATGCTCGACCAGATCGGACGCCACGGCGGCTTCGATCTGGCCATCGATGCAACCGGTGACATCGAGGTGGATGGTCATCACACGGTCGAAGACGTCGGCATCCTGCTCGGTGAGACGTTCCGGGAGGCGTTGGGCGACAAGGCCGGCGTCCGGCGTTTCGCGTCGGGCCTGTTCCCCCTTGATGAGGCCCTGATCGAGGTGGCCGTGGATCTGTCCGGTCGGCCGTGGGTCTCCTATGACGTTCCCTTCGGCGAGGTGCTGCCGCTCGGTGATCCGCCGTTCAACCCGGAGATGGCCGAGCACTTCTGGCAGAGCTTCGCCACCTCGGCGGGCATCACCCTTCACGTCACCCGCAAGGCCGGGACCAACACCCACCACGTGGTGGAGGCGACCTTCAAGGGAGTGGCGCGCTGCCTCCGTGACGCGGTGCGCGTGGAGGGCACCGCCATCCCCTCGACCAAGGGCACCCTGTCGGGGGCCGGCGGTGACTGA
- the hisH gene encoding imidazole glycerol phosphate synthase subunit HisH, which produces MIAVLDYGIGNLRSAQKALEHVGADARLTADPGLIADAAGVVLPGVGAFGRCVEALGQAGLDALAHDGATDAAAGSGRPFLGVCVGLQMLFDGSDETPEVPGLGVVPGRVELLPEGVKRPQMQWNVLRWAHPSPMADGLPDDPWVYFVHSFWARPDDPADIAATCTYGTEVTAAIQRGRLWATQFHPEKSAANGLRLLENFVTSCAEHAD; this is translated from the coding sequence CTGATCGCGGTGCTCGACTACGGGATCGGCAACCTCCGCTCGGCCCAGAAGGCGCTCGAACACGTCGGAGCCGATGCCCGCCTGACCGCAGACCCGGGCCTGATCGCCGATGCCGCTGGCGTGGTGCTGCCAGGTGTGGGTGCCTTCGGCCGCTGCGTCGAGGCCTTGGGTCAAGCCGGCCTCGACGCGCTGGCCCACGACGGGGCCACCGATGCCGCCGCCGGTTCGGGCCGGCCCTTCCTTGGGGTGTGCGTGGGGCTCCAGATGCTGTTCGACGGCTCAGACGAGACGCCCGAGGTGCCCGGTCTTGGTGTGGTGCCCGGTCGGGTGGAGCTCTTGCCCGAAGGGGTCAAGCGACCCCAGATGCAGTGGAACGTGTTGCGCTGGGCCCATCCCAGCCCCATGGCCGACGGCCTGCCCGATGACCCGTGGGTCTACTTCGTGCACTCGTTCTGGGCCCGGCCCGACGACCCCGCCGACATCGCCGCCACCTGCACCTACGGCACCGAAGTGACCGCCGCCATCCAACGAGGCCGGTTGTGGGCCACCCAGTTCCACCCCGAGAAGTCAGCCGCCAACGGGCTGCGCCTACTGGAGAACTTCGTGACCTCGTGCGCCGAGCACGCTGACTGA
- the ygiD gene encoding 4,5-DOPA dioxygenase extradiol has protein sequence MTAATFLGHGSPMNAIETNRYTDAWQTFGLGGPRPSAIVCVSAHWYIGATAVTAMAEPRTIHDFYGFPDDLFAVRYPAPGDPTLAADLVGELSEVVKPDGVVSDTEDWGLDHGTWSVLVHAFPEADIPVVQVSIDARRSFDQHLALGAALAPFRRRGVMVVGSGNVVHNLRRIDWGQPESAYDWTRRFDDATREVMATDPARAPSLREHPDFALAHPSPDHFIPLLYVAGLATAANQTAHVLVDGFAYGSLSMTSYTLGPTGPAPAL, from the coding sequence GCCATCGAGACCAACCGCTACACCGATGCCTGGCAGACCTTCGGGCTGGGCGGCCCTCGGCCATCGGCCATCGTTTGCGTGTCCGCCCACTGGTACATCGGCGCCACCGCCGTAACGGCCATGGCCGAGCCCCGCACCATCCACGACTTCTACGGATTCCCCGACGATCTGTTTGCGGTCAGATATCCCGCCCCCGGCGACCCGACCTTGGCCGCCGATCTGGTAGGCGAGCTCTCCGAAGTCGTCAAACCCGATGGGGTCGTGTCCGACACCGAAGACTGGGGTCTCGACCACGGCACCTGGTCTGTGCTGGTCCACGCCTTCCCCGAGGCCGACATCCCGGTGGTCCAGGTTTCGATCGATGCCCGGCGATCCTTCGACCAGCACCTGGCCCTGGGGGCGGCGCTGGCCCCCTTCCGTCGACGAGGGGTGATGGTGGTCGGCAGCGGCAACGTGGTGCACAACCTGCGCCGGATCGACTGGGGCCAGCCCGAATCCGCCTACGACTGGACCCGACGGTTCGACGACGCCACCCGAGAGGTGATGGCCACCGACCCGGCGCGGGCTCCGTCGCTGCGAGAACACCCAGATTTCGCGCTGGCCCACCCCAGCCCCGATCACTTCATCCCGCTGCTGTACGTGGCCGGTTTGGCTACGGCCGCCAACCAGACGGCACACGTCCTGGTAGACGGTTTCGCCTACGGCTCGCTATCGATGACCAGCTACACGCTCGGCCCGACCGGCCCCGCCCCTGCCCTCTGA